The genomic window TTCGGCGTCGTCGGCTTGGGGCGTATCGGCTTGGCGGCGGCGCTGCGCGCGCGCGCCTTCGGCATGGATATCGCCTTCTGCGATCCGTTCCAGCCCGCCGGCTACGAAATCGCGGTGGGTGCCAAGCGCGTCAAAACGCCCGCCGAACTCGCGGCGATTTCCGACGTGTTGTCGATCCATGCGCCCTCGGCGCCCGAAACCGCCGGATTGATCGGCAAGGACGTTTTCGCCAAGGCCAAGAAGGGCCTGGTGCTGATCAACACCGCGCGCGGCGCCATCGTCGATCTCGAAGCGCTTTACGACGCGCTCAAATCCAAGCGCGTCGCCGCCGCCGGTCTCGACGTGCTGCCGGAGGAACCGGCCAATCCGAACAACCGCCTCGTGCGCGCGTTTCTGGCGCGCGAGGCTTGGCTCGAAGGGCGCTTGACCCTAAGCCCGCACGCCGCCTTCTACAGCCCCGCTTCGCTGGTCGACATGCGCGTGAGTTCGCTCACCAACGTGCTCGCCCATCTCGAAACGGGCTCGCTCGCCGCCTGCGTCAACGCGGCGCAACTGAAAACGAAAAGCAAATAACCCCGAGGGAGGAAAGCCGTGAAACTCAAAGTCCTGGCACTTGCCGCTTTCGCCGCGGTCGGCCTCTCGGCCGCCGCCGCAGACGCCCAGCAAAAGACGACGCTCCGCTTTTCGATCGGCGCACCCGATTCGATGGGCGGCGAAATCCTGGGCATGAAGGCGCTCAAGGAATACGTCGAGTTCCGCAGCAGCGGGCAGCTCGAGATCCGTCTGTTCTTCAACACGCTGGGCGGCTCGTTGCAGCTGACCGAGCAGGTGAAGAACGGCACGCTGGAAATGGCGCTGACCGACGATTCGGTGCTCGGCTCCTTCCATAAGCCGATGCAAGCCTTCCAGATCCCGTATCTGTTCCCGTCCTCGCCGGTCGCGTGGGAATTCATGACCAGCCCGTTCATGAAGGAAATGACCGAGGATATGCGCAAGGCGACGGGTATCCGCACGCTGGCGCTTTCGGAGAACGGGTTCCGCAACCTGACCAACAACGTGCGCGAAATCAAAGGCCCGGACGATCTGAAGGGCCTGAAGATGCGCACGATGCAAAGCCAGGTCTACGTGAACTTCATGCGCTCGATGGGCGCATCGGCCACGCCGATCGCGTGGCCCGAACTGGTGCCGGCGCTCAAGCAGAACGTCGTCGACGGTCAGGAAAACGCCGCCGCGACGATCTGGGACGGCAAGCTGTTCGAAGTGCAGAAGTTCATGAGCGTGAACGAGCATATCTTCGGCATGCATCTGATCATCATCAACGACCGCGTGTTCAACGGCCTGTCGGCGGACCACAAGCAGATCCTGATGGACGGTGCGCGCATGCACGCCGAAGTCGCCAACTCGCGCAAGGCGATGGACTCGCTGCAGGCGATCGACAAGATCCGCCAGCAGGGCACCAAGGTCTACGTGAACACGCCGACCGAGAAGGAAGCGTTCCGCAAGGCGTCGCAAGGTGCGGTGATCGAGTTCATCGCCTCGCAGGCCGGCAAGGACGTCGTCGACAAGCTGCTCGTGGCGGTCGAAGACTCCAAGCGCCGCGTCTACGGTCAGTAACGTATAGGGCGCGGAAAACATGAACGCGATCCGCGCATTCGCGAAAGGCCTGTCGGCGGCGTGCGATCACGCCGCCGGCTGGCTGCTCGCGATTCTCGTCGTGCTCAACGGCGTCAGCGTCTATATGCGCTACGTCGCGGTCGACTCGATCTCGTGGAGCGAGGAGGCGATCCGCTACATCGCGATCTGGATCACCTTCCTCGGCTCCGTCGCCGCGAGCTGGGCGGACGAGCATCTCGACATGAACCTGTTCGGCGAGGTCGAGAACGCCACGTTTCAGGCCTGGCATAAATCGCTGCTGCACTTGCTGAACGTCGTCTTCTGCGTCGTGCTGACCTGGCAGGGCCTGATCTATTGCCAGCTCAACGGCGCGCAAACCGCACCCACGACCGGCCTGCCGATGATCTGGATCTATTCCTCGATCGCGTTCGGCGGGGCGGCGCTCACCTTCATCCATCTCGTCAAGGCGGCGGATTCCCTGCTGTCGAGGCCGCGCGCGTGACCACGATTCTCATCCTTCTGACCGCGACCTTGTTCGTCGGCATGCCGGTCGCCTTCGCGTTCGGCCTCTCCTCGATCTTCGCGTTGATGTACGACGGCTACGGGCTGCTCAACGTCGCCTCGCGCATGTTCGCCGGGCTCGACAGTTTCGTCCTGCTCGCGGCCCCGTTCTATATCCTGGCCGGCGAGATCATGAATCGCGGCGGCATCTCGGAACGATTGATCGAGCTGTCGCGCATTCTGGTCGGCCGTATCAAGGGCGGGACCGCCTACGCCGCGATCGTCGCGGCGGTGATGTTCTCCGGCATTTCGGGCACGGCGGTCGCGGATATCGCCGCACTCGGGCAGATCTTCATCAACGCGATGCCCAAGGAAGGCTATTCGAAGGCCTTCGCGGCGGCGCTGATCACGGCGGCGTCGGTGATCGGGCCGATCATTCCGCCGTCGGTCATCATGGTGCTTTACGCCGCCGTTTCCGACATTTCGGTGCTGAACCTGTTCCTCGCCGGCATCGTGCCGGGCCTGCTGCTGGGCTTGGCCTGCGGTGGCGTCGTGTTCTGGAAGGGCATCAAAGGCGAATTGCCCGTGTCGCAGATCGACGTGCCGCGCGAACATTACGGCCGCGTCGCCCGCGAAGGCACGATCGTGCTGAGCCTGCCCGCCTTCATCGTGTTTGGCACCACGTCGGGCGTGTTCACCGCGACGGAAGCGGGCGGCATCGCGGTGATCTACGCGATCATCCTGTCGACTTTCGTGTTCCGCTCGCTGGATCGCAAAGGCGCGATGCTGGCGTTGCGCAACGCCGCGCGCTTGACCGCGTCGCTGTTCCTGTTGATCGCGACGGTGGAAATCGTCAACTACGTGCTGATCATGGCCGGGATCGGCGAATGGACGGCGGGCCTCGCCACAGCTTTCGCCGGCAATCCGCAGCTTTTCATGATCGTCTGCGTTCTGGTGTTCCTGCTGATCGGCTTGGCGCTGGATGCAGGCCCCGCGTTGCTGCTGCTCGCGCCGTTCCTGCTGCCGGTCACGCGCCAGATGGGCATCGACGACATCCATTTCTCGATGGTGATGATCGTCTGCTGCACGCTGGGGCTGATCTCGCCGCCCGTGGGCATCTGCCTGTTCGTCGCGTGCAAGATCGGGAACCTGACCCTGCGCCAGCTGTGGCACGAATTGCGCTGGTTCTTCTACGCGCAGATCGGCGCCATCATTGTGATGGTCTATTTCCCGATCCTGTCGACCGGCCTGCCGCGACTGGTCCGCGGCTACGGGGGCGGCTAGCCCTTAACCGCCCCGGCCGTCAGCGCGTTGACGAGGTGGCGTTCGAGGAACGCGAACATCACCATCACCGGAACGGCGGCGATCATCGCGGCGGCCATCAGTTCGTTCCATTGGACCCGGTATTCGCCGACCATGTTGGCGATGCCGACCGACAGTACGAACATCGACGGATCGGTCGTCAGCACCAGCGCCCAGACATAGGCGTTCCACGAGATCAGGAACGTGAACAGCGCGACCGCGACCAGACCGGGCCGCGCCAGCGGCAAAATCACGCGCCAGAGCGTGGTGATGCGCGAAGCGCCATCGACGATCGCGGCCTCGTCGATTTCCAGCGGGATCGAGCGGAAGAAGCCGATCAGCATCCACACGCTGAACGGCAGCGCGAACGAGCTATAGGCCAGGATCAGCGACAGATGGCTGTTGATCAGCCCCAATTCCGACATCAGGCGGAAATAGGGAATGATCAGCAGCGTCTCGGGCAGCATTTTCGTGAACAGCAGGAACACGATCAACGCGCCCGCCCCCTTGATGTGGAAGCGCGTGAAGCCGTAGGCCGCAAAGGTCGCCAGCGCCACCGACAGCAGCGTCGATCCCAGCGATACGATCAGCGAATTGAGGAAGTAGCGCGCGAAGGGACGTTCGACCAGCAGCGTGCGGAACGCCTCGAGGCTCCAATTCGCCGAATAGAAGGCCGGCGGCGACAGGAACACTTCGCTTTGCGGCTTCAACGCGGTGTTGAGCATCCAATAGAACGGGAAGACCGTCACCACGGCCGCGATCAGGATCGCGATCCACAGACCCGCTTGGCCCAAGGGGGAGGTGCGGTTCATCGGCGGTCGTCCTCTTGGCCCACGCGGGTGATGCGCAGATACATCGCGGCGAAGATCAGCACCATCAGCAGCAGCAACACGCCGATCGCCGCCGCCTCGCCGAAGCGATTGGCGCGGAACGCGGTGTTGTAGAGCAAGGCGGGCAGCACTTCGGTCGCCCCCGCCGGGCCGCCGCCGGTCATGATGCCGATAATGTCGTAGTGGCGGACGACATTGATGATGTCGAGCGTCGAGGCGACGACCAGCAGATATTTGAGGTTCGGCAGCGTGATGAAACGGAATTTCTGCCAGGTCGTGGCGCCGTCGATCTCGGCGGCTTCGTATTGCTCGGCCGGGATCGTCTGTAGGCCCGCCAATGTCAGCAGCATGATGAAGGGCACGCCGCGCCAGATCTCGACCGTCGTCACGGCCGCGAAGGCGGTGCCCGGCGTGCCGAGCCAGGCGACGGGGGCGGAAATGAGTCCGGCCGATTGCAGAATGTAGTTGATCACGCCGAATTGCGGTTCGAGCAGCCACAGCCAAATCGTGGCACCGACGGCCGCCGCGACCATCCAGGGTGTCAGGAACAGCACGCGCAACGCGGTGCGCGCGAAGGTGATCTTGTTGAGGGCCAGCGCCAGCAGCAGGCCGAGCACCACATGGGCGACGACCGAAATCGACACGAAGCCGAGCGAAACGCGCAGCGAATGCCAGAACGCCTCGTCCTCCAGTACGCGGACGTAATTCGCGAAGCCGACGAAGGTTGAATTCAAACCACGGATACGCTGGAAGCTGGTCCAGAAGGCGTGGAACAGCGGCAGCACGATGACCGCCGCCAGGAACAGCAGCGTGGGCGCCAGGAACAGATAGCCGTGCCAGCGTTCGCGCGCGAGACCCCGCCCGGTCCAAGCCCGGGCGGGGATGTTCGTCGTGGTGGTCGTGTTCGACATTACTGACGCAGCTTGCGCGTCACGCGAACGTCGAGATCGCGGAAGATCTCGTCGGTGCGCGCGGGCTCCAGCAGCGCCTTCTGCACCGCGTCGACGATATCGTTGACGGCGATGTCGGCCCAGGCCGGATGCGGCAGCGGGTAGGAGCGCGCATTGGCGCCGATGCGCACGAACTCCGCCAGCATCGGATCGGCCTTCAACTCGGGCTCGTTTACCAGATCGCGGCGCAGCGGCATCCAGTTCGCCTTCACGGCGCGCTGGATCGCCCATTTCTTATCCATGTCGAACTTGATGAAGCGCCACGCCTGTTCGGGATAGCGGCAGCTTTGCGAGATCGAATGCGCCGACACGCTGGCGAGCGTGGGCGCGTTGGGGATATTCGCGGGCATCGGGGCCACGAACATCTTGCCTTCGATCGCGGGGTTGTCGCCGATCACTTTGGCGATCGACCAATAGGCGTTGCGCATCGTGGCGATCTTGCCTTGCGCGAACAGCACGGTCTGTTCGAGGTAGTTGGTCGTCGTGGGGGCGGGCGACGCCACACCTTCCTTGGTGAACAGGCCCAGATAGAACTTGATCGCTTCCAGCGATTTCGGGTTCTTGGCGAAGGTCGCCTCGGTCATGTCGGCGTTGAACGCTTCGCCGCCATTGCCCCAAATCCAGGTCAGCAACACGCGCGTCGTCGTGTCGGTCTTGCCGCCCAGAATGCTGGTCGCCCAGCGATCCGGCCCGGTCAGCGCCTTCGCCCAGCGCAGATATTCGTCCCAGGTCTTGGGCGGGTTCTTGGGATCGAGCCCGGCCTTCTCGACCAGTTCGCGGTTATAGACTTCGGCGTAGGTGCCGCCCCAATTCGGCAGGCCGTAGAGCTTGCCTTCCCACTTCGCGGCCGACAGCATTTCCGGCGCCCAGGCGTCGCGGAACGAGGCGGGCTCCTTCGCCCACAAATCGTCCATCGGGCGCAGATAGCCTTCGGCGGCGGCGGTCGTGAGGTCGACGGCGACGACGCAGGGCGCTTGGCGCGCCTGGGCCGAGGCGACGAATTTCGTCCAATGGTCGCGGCGCGCGACCAGGATCGGTTCGACCTTCACGTCCGGATTCGCGGCTTCGAACTCGGCGATCGTCTGTTTCCAGATCGGCTCGTATTGCGATTCGGTCAGGTTCGGCGTCTGCCATTGGATGGTGACGCGGTTCTGGGCGGCGGCGGGGCCGGCCAGTGCGATCACCGCGACGGCGGCGAGCAGGGCATTACGCGACATGGGGTTCCTCCTTTTATGAGTTGTTTGGTTATTGTCGTTCAGGACCACAGCGCGCCGCCGCGCTCGACGCGCGACTGCGGCTGGTAGGGCTTGGACTTCATGATTTCGAGATCGGGCTCGATGCCCCAGCCGGGGCCTTGCGGCAGGATGAAATGGCCCTTCTCGAACTTCACCGCCGGGGCGGCCGAGCGATCGCGGAATTCGCGCTGCGGCTCCATCTGCTCCAGGATGTAGAAGTTCGGGATCGCGGCGGCCAAATGCATCGACGCCACCGTGCAGATCGGCCCGCCGGGATTATGCGGGGCGACGGGAATGTAATAGGTGTCGGCGAAGCTCGCGATGCGGCGCACTTCGGTGATGCCGCCCGCATGCATCAGATCGGGCTGGATGATCTTGACGCCGCCGCCTTCGATCAATTCGCGATATTCGTAGCGCGACAGAAGCCGTTCGCCCGTCGCGATGGGCGTCGAGATTTCGCGCTGCAAGCGCACCATCACCGCCGCGTTCTCGAAGGGCACGGGTTCTTCGAACCAGCCCGGCCGATAGGGTGCGAAGGCGCGATCGAGCATCACGGCCGTGCGGGGGCTGAGCGACTCGCTGCATTCGATGAAGATGTCGACGTCGGGGCCGGCCCCTTCGCGCGCGGCGGCCATCACCTCCGTCGCGCGGCGGATGGCGCCGCTTTCGTCGGCCTTCAGCGCCTCATGCGTCAGCGGCGAGAATTTGAACCCGGTGAAGCCGCGGCGCACGGCTTCTTTGGCGCCGGCATGGGCTTCGTCGGGCGTCATTTTCGCGTTCAGCCAGTGGCTGGCATAGACGCGCAACGAATTGCGATGCGCGCCGCCCAGCAGGCGATGCACGGGCACGCCCAGGCGCTTGCCTTCGAGATCCCACAAGGCGAGATCGATACCCGCCAGCGCCGTGCTGAACACGGCACCCGCGCGCCAACGCCAGGCGTTGTAAAGACGGTGCCAGTGGCGCTCGGGGCCGGCGGGGTCCTGACCGATCAGATGCGGCGCGAATTCGCGGATCGCGGACTCGACCGAGTCCAGCGCGCCATGCAGCGAGGCTTCGCCCCAGCCGACCAGACCTTCGTCCGTTTCGATCCGGACGAACATCCAATTGCACCAATCCACCCAATGCTTATGGGTCTCGATCTTCGTGATTTTCATAGGCGTTGGGCCGTTTCTCCCGAATTCCGGCGCTCGCGACCGTCTTTGGCCTTCGATTGAACCGGTTCAATCATGTTATACTCCGGCCATGGACGATGCAAGGCATGATTCGGGGGGGCGGCCGACGATCCGCGACGTGGCGCGCCGGGCGGGCGTGTCGGTCGGGACGGTGTCGAACGTGCTCAACCGGCGCATCGCGGTCAGCGACCGTCGCCGGGCGGCGGTGGAGGAAGCCATCGCCGCTTTGGGCTTCGTGCCCAACCGCAACGCGCAAAGCCTGCGCGGCCGGGCGTGGCGCGTGGTCGGGCTGGTCGTCCACGACACAAAAAGCGCCTACTTCGCCGCGATGCTCGACCGCTTCGAAACGATGGGCGGCGATCTCGGCTACGAGGTGATGCAGGTCCTCAATCGCGGCGATTCGGAAATCGAGCTTCGCCGCACGCGCGCGCTGATCGAACGTCAGGTCGACGGGTTGATCCTGGTGCCGACCGCGCATCCAGCGGCGACGTTCGACCTGATCGCCGATTCGGGCGTGCCGGCGGTGATGATCGATCGCGGCATGGACGATCCGCGTTTCGATTACGTCACGATGGACAACGATGGCGCCATGACCGAACTCGTCCACGCGCTCGCCGCGCGCGGGCGCAAGGATGTGCGCTTCGTCGTGCGCTGGCCCGAACTCGTCACCACGCGCCAGCGTATGGCGGCCTTCGCGCGCGAAGGGGCGAAAGCGGGGATTGCGGCGCAAACGCTGGTACGCGATCCCGACGACGCGATTTTCGCGGGCCAGATCCGCGATTTGCTGGGCGGGGATAAGCGCCCGGACACGATCGTGGCGTCGAACTCGAATATCGCGGAAGCGTTGCTGCTCACGCTGTCGTCGCTGGGCGTGAAAATCCCCGACGATCTTTCCGTCGTCGCCTTCGACGAACCCGATTGGGCCGAACTCACCACGCCGCCTTTGTCGGTCGTGCGCCACCCGATCGACCTGATCGCCCAAAGCGCTTGGGACATTCTGATCGACCGGATCGAAAACGGCACGCCGCCCGGGCGGCGGGTAATGCACCCCGCGCGCGTCGTGCTGCGCGGCTCGGTGAAGTCGCTTTAGTTCACCAAGCCTCGGCCATCATCGCGCGATACTCGTCCGGCGTGGCGATGCGCGGGTTGGTGGCGTGGCAATGGTCCTTCATCGCTTTGCCCACGGCTTCCTCGACGAAGCCCTTGTCCACGCCCATCGCGCCCAGACCCGACGGCATGCCGAGATCGCGGTTGAGCTGCGCGATCGCCTGATCGACCGAGGCGCCCGGTGCGAGGCCCAGGGCGATCCGCAGCCGCGCGTATTTGTCTTCGGCGATGGCGGTCTCGGCACTTTCGTTGAAGCGCAGTACGGCGGGCAGCAGCACGGCGTTCAACGTGCCGTGATGCAGCGACTTGGCACGATAACTGCCAAGTGCATGCGACAGCGAATGAACGGCCCCGAGACCTTTTTGGAACCCCATCGCCCCCTGCATCGACGCGCTGAGCATTTGCTTGCGCGCCTCGCGGTTCTTGCCGTCGGTCACGGCGGCGCGAATCCATTTGATGCCGCGCGCCAACCCGTCCAGCGCGATCCCGTCCGCCGGCGGGTTGAAGGCCGGAGCCAAGAACACTTCGATGCAATGCGCGATCGCGTCCATGCCGGTCGCGGCCGTGAGACCGGCGGGCAAGGCGAGGGTGAGTTCCGGGTCGAGCACGGCGGCGCGCGGGACCAGGAACCAGGAATGGAAGCCGACCTTGCGCCCGTCGTTGAGGATGACGATGGCGCCGCGCGCGACTTCGCTGCCCGTGCCCGCCGTGGTCGGAATGGCGATCAGCGGCGCGCAATTCTTGGTGATCTTCGGGGCGCCGCCGTCGATCGTGCAGTATTGCGCGAGCGGGGCGGGGTGCCCCGCCAGGATCGCGACCCCTTTGGCGAGGTCGATCGACGAGCCGCCGCCGACCGCAATGATCCCGTCGGCCTTATGGTCGCGATAGAGCGCGGCCGCTTTGTCCACGGCTGCCTCCGTCGGGTTGCCCGGCGTTTCGTCGAACACCGCCAAGGGCAGCTTGCCCTCGATCGCGGCCAAGGCTTGCGCGGCGACACCCGCCGCGATCACGCCCTTGTCGGTCACGACCAGCGGGCGCGAAATCCCGTGCGCGGCGCAAAGCTCGCCCAGCGCCTTCGCGGCGCCGAAGTCGAAATGGATGTCGGTCACGTATTTGATCAGCGGCATGGTTTTCTCCCTGGCGATTTTTCTACCAGGGCCGCGCGCGCTAGGGTAGCGTTCAAGTCATGCGGGAAATATTCAATGTAATTTACGCCGACTCGCTGTGGGGTGTTCGATGAGCCGGCGGGGGTCCGCCGGCGCCGTAGCGTCGGTCAAAACGCGAACCGGCGAGGCGATGACGCTGGATCGCGCGTCGCCGATTCCGCTTTACGTCCAGGTTCGCAACCGGCTGCTGGCGATGGTCGGCGGGTGGAACGACCCGGAAAAACGCTTTTATTCCGACGACGAGTTGACCGCCATGTTCGACGTCAGCCGCGCCACGGTGCGCGAAGCGTTGACGGAATTGGTCGAGGCGGGCGTGCTGCGCCGCCGGCGCGGGCACGGCACGATCGTCAGCCTGCGCAAAGTCGCGGAGAAGCTCGGCGTGGGGTCCCATATCGGCAGCCAATGGGATTCGGGCGACATGCCGGTCGATACGGCGCTGCTGGCGTTCGAGCGGATCGCAGCACCGGCGGAAACGGCACGCGCCCTTGGTATCGTCGCGGAAACCGAGGTGCTTTTCATCAAGCGCCTGCGCACCATGCCGATCGCGCCTGTGTCGATCGATTGGCGCTATTTGCCGCTTTGGGCGGCCGACGGAATCGGCCGCGAGAACGCGGTCGATCCGCTGATCAATCTGATTTGGCGGCGGATCGATCTCGATCACAGCGATCTGACGATCGAGGCCGCGTTGTCGGGACCGGAGGAGATGGAATTGCTGCATCTGCCGGCGAAGTCGCCGATCCTGGTGCGACATCTCGTCTATTACGACCGTCAGGGGCGCGCGGCGATGGCGGGCAAGTCGATCCATCGCGCCGATTTGATGCGCTACAGCGTGCGCGTCGATCAATCGCGCGACGGCGTGGGCGTGGCGCGCGGCCGCACGATGATCCGCAGCCGTTAGTTTCCGCGCACCGAACGCCAGAGCGACAGGCCGACGAGCCAGGCGCTCGCCGCCATCCAGGTGGTCAGGACGATCGGGTTCACGGCGGGCGCGAACCACAACAGCCACGCCGCCCCGAACACCCACACGCCGCTGGCCGTCAGCGTCAACGCGCGATAATCGCGCACGCGCAAGGGATGGATCGACTTCACCTTGGTGAAGCTGAACGCGCCCAGCACCGCGACCGCGATCAGGTTGAACCAGATCGGCGTGCCCAGCACGTAGATATAAAGCGCCACGATGTTCCAGATCGCCGGGAAGCCGACGAAGTAATTGTCCGTCGTCTTCAGATCGAGATTGGCGAAGATGTAGAGCGAGGAAAACAGGATCCAGCCCGCCGCGGCCGAAGCGAGCCAGCCATCGCCCAGATATTCGAACTGCCAGAGCAGCACGGCGGGCACGACGACATAGGTGAGATAATCGACCACGAGGTCGAGCAGCGCGCCATCGAAACGCGGCAGACGTTCGGCGACGTCGAGTTTGCGCGCGAAGGGCCCGTCGATCCCGTCGACGATGAGCGCGAGACCCAGCCACAGCAGCGCCTCGCGCGGATTGCCTTCGATGACCGCGATCAGCGCCAGCAATCCGATGACCGCGCCCGACGCCGTCAGCGCATGGACCATCCAAGCAGCACTCTTGCGCCGGACTTCGACGATCTTCTCGGTGACGTCCTCGCGTTGCATCGGGATCACTGCGCGGTCCACCCGCCGTCGATCGAGAAATTGCTGCCGCGAATCTGGTCGGCCGCGGGCGAGCAGAGGAACGCGGCGAGGCCGCCGATCTGTTCGGGCGTGGCGAATTCCTTCGACGGCTGCTTTTCGGATAGCAACTCGTCTTTCGCGGCCGCACCCGAAATGCCTTTGCGTTCGGCCAGCGCATCGATCTGCTTTTGCACCAGCGGCGTCAAAACCCAGCCCGGGCAGATCGTGTTGGCGGTGATGGGCAGCGTCGCCGTTTCCAGCGCCACGACTTTCGTGAGGCCCACCAGCCCGTGCTTGGCCGCGACGTAAGCCGATTTACCCGCCGACGCGACGAGCCCATGCGCCGATGCGATGTTGATGATGCGGCCCCAGCCGCGCTTCTTCATATGCGGCAGTGCTGCGCGCATCGCCTGGAAGCAACTTGTCAGGTTGATCTGGATGACGCGATCCCAGGCGTCGAGCGGGAACTCGTCGACGGTCGCGACATGCTGGATGCCGGCATTGTTGACCAGAATATCGACCGCGCCGAATTCCTTCACGCAAGCCGCGATCAACGCTTCCACGTCGGCGGGTTTCGACATATCGGCGGCGGAATAGCCGGTCTTGACGCCCAGCGTTTCGACCTCGCGGCGGACCTTGGCGATCGTCTCGCCGTCGCCGAAGCCGTTGAGCATGATGTTGGCGCCCTGCGCCGCCAGCGCTTTGGCGATGCCAAGCCCGATGCCGCTGGTCGAGCCGGTGACGAGGGCGGTTCTGCCTTTCAACGACATGTCGTGCTCTCCGAATTTCAGGTCCTGTCCGGTTTTACCGCCGGAACGCCGTCGCCGCCGCTATTTTTTGAAAAAAGCGTCCGCCGCCGCCTTGTGGGAGCTCTTTTTGCCGATCTCGGCCTTGGCGCGGGCGATCTCGCCCTCCAGACGCGCTATATAGGCTTCGAGCTCCGCGACACCCCAACTGGACAAATCCTTGGGCTTGACCAATTTATGGCGCGGCTCGAGTTCGTCGAATTCCATATCCGTCCCCCGTGCGAGGTCGTCATTTTATGAGTCTCCCCAGCGTCATGGAAGCCGTCACGATGGCTGCCCCCGGCAAGCCGGAGGTGCTGGTGCCGGGCACGAAGCCCGTGCCCGTGCCGCAAGCCGACGAAGTGCTGATCGAAGTGGCCGCCGCCGGTGTCAACCGCCCCGATATTTTGCAGCGTTACGGCAAATATCCGCCGCCGCCGGGGGCGCCCGACACGCTGGGGCTTGAAGTGGCGGGAACCGTCGTCGCGACGGCGCCGGACGTGACCTGGCCTAAAATCGGCGACAAGGTCTGCGCGCTGGTCGCGGGCGGGGGCTATGCCCAATATTGCACGGCGCCGGCGCTGCAATGTCTGCCGATCCCGAACGGTTTCTCGATGGTCGAAGCGGCGGCGGTGCCGGAGACCTTCTTCACCGTTTGGACCAACGTGTTCGAGCGCGGGCGCCTGGTCGCGGGCGAGACGTTCCTGTGCCATGGCGGTGCCTCGGGTATCGGCACCACGGCCGTGCAGCTCGCCAAGGCGTTCGGCGCCAAGGTGCTGGCGACGTGCGGCACGGCCGAGAAATGCGCGGCTGTGACGAAACTCGGCGCCGACCGCGCGATCAATTATCGCGACGAGGATTACGCCGCCGTCGCCAAGGAATTCACCGGCGGCAACGGCGTCGATCTCATCCTCGATATGGTCGGCGGCGATTACATCGCGCGCAATATCGACGCGGCGGCGGTGGAAGGCCGCATCGTGCAGATCGCATTCCTCAAATCGCCCAAGGCCGAATTGTCGTTCGACGCGATCATGCGCAAGCGTTTGACCTATACGGGCTCCACCTTGCGCCCGCGCAGCGTGGCCCAGAAGGGCGCAATCGCCGCCGCCCTGCGCGCGAAGGTTTGGCCGTTGCTCGAGGCGGGTAAAGTGCGCCCGCTGATCCACGCG from Alphaproteobacteria bacterium includes these protein-coding regions:
- a CDS encoding C-terminal binding protein — its product is MLVVLSQFPHGVPDLEKRTAQGRCELYIQTREEAETKPIPAAIRAKADAIVHYPAGTTIEGKTSDWPNVRAVLRSGVGYDMIDVAAWTKRNVAVFNVPDYGTSEVADHAIALMLALTRGTSSYHDLIRANPTANWHHLKAPVVRRLRGCTFGVVGLGRIGLAAALRARAFGMDIAFCDPFQPAGYEIAVGAKRVKTPAELAAISDVLSIHAPSAPETAGLIGKDVFAKAKKGLVLINTARGAIVDLEALYDALKSKRVAAAGLDVLPEEPANPNNRLVRAFLAREAWLEGRLTLSPHAAFYSPASLVDMRVSSLTNVLAHLETGSLAACVNAAQLKTKSK
- a CDS encoding TRAP transporter substrate-binding protein codes for the protein MKLKVLALAAFAAVGLSAAAADAQQKTTLRFSIGAPDSMGGEILGMKALKEYVEFRSSGQLEIRLFFNTLGGSLQLTEQVKNGTLEMALTDDSVLGSFHKPMQAFQIPYLFPSSPVAWEFMTSPFMKEMTEDMRKATGIRTLALSENGFRNLTNNVREIKGPDDLKGLKMRTMQSQVYVNFMRSMGASATPIAWPELVPALKQNVVDGQENAAATIWDGKLFEVQKFMSVNEHIFGMHLIIINDRVFNGLSADHKQILMDGARMHAEVANSRKAMDSLQAIDKIRQQGTKVYVNTPTEKEAFRKASQGAVIEFIASQAGKDVVDKLLVAVEDSKRRVYGQ
- a CDS encoding TRAP transporter small permease, producing the protein MNAIRAFAKGLSAACDHAAGWLLAILVVLNGVSVYMRYVAVDSISWSEEAIRYIAIWITFLGSVAASWADEHLDMNLFGEVENATFQAWHKSLLHLLNVVFCVVLTWQGLIYCQLNGAQTAPTTGLPMIWIYSSIAFGGAALTFIHLVKAADSLLSRPRA
- a CDS encoding TRAP transporter large permease; translation: MTTILILLTATLFVGMPVAFAFGLSSIFALMYDGYGLLNVASRMFAGLDSFVLLAAPFYILAGEIMNRGGISERLIELSRILVGRIKGGTAYAAIVAAVMFSGISGTAVADIAALGQIFINAMPKEGYSKAFAAALITAASVIGPIIPPSVIMVLYAAVSDISVLNLFLAGIVPGLLLGLACGGVVFWKGIKGELPVSQIDVPREHYGRVAREGTIVLSLPAFIVFGTTSGVFTATEAGGIAVIYAIILSTFVFRSLDRKGAMLALRNAARLTASLFLLIATVEIVNYVLIMAGIGEWTAGLATAFAGNPQLFMIVCVLVFLLIGLALDAGPALLLLAPFLLPVTRQMGIDDIHFSMVMIVCCTLGLISPPVGICLFVACKIGNLTLRQLWHELRWFFYAQIGAIIVMVYFPILSTGLPRLVRGYGGG
- a CDS encoding carbohydrate ABC transporter permease, producing MNRTSPLGQAGLWIAILIAAVVTVFPFYWMLNTALKPQSEVFLSPPAFYSANWSLEAFRTLLVERPFARYFLNSLIVSLGSTLLSVALATFAAYGFTRFHIKGAGALIVFLLFTKMLPETLLIIPYFRLMSELGLINSHLSLILAYSSFALPFSVWMLIGFFRSIPLEIDEAAIVDGASRITTLWRVILPLARPGLVAVALFTFLISWNAYVWALVLTTDPSMFVLSVGIANMVGEYRVQWNELMAAAMIAAVPVMVMFAFLERHLVNALTAGAVKG
- a CDS encoding sugar ABC transporter permease, producing MSNTTTTTNIPARAWTGRGLARERWHGYLFLAPTLLFLAAVIVLPLFHAFWTSFQRIRGLNSTFVGFANYVRVLEDEAFWHSLRVSLGFVSISVVAHVVLGLLLALALNKITFARTALRVLFLTPWMVAAAVGATIWLWLLEPQFGVINYILQSAGLISAPVAWLGTPGTAFAAVTTVEIWRGVPFIMLLTLAGLQTIPAEQYEAAEIDGATTWQKFRFITLPNLKYLLVVASTLDIINVVRHYDIIGIMTGGGPAGATEVLPALLYNTAFRANRFGEAAAIGVLLLLMVLIFAAMYLRITRVGQEDDRR